Genomic window (bacterium):
TGCCGGCACCCCGTCCGGCGTCCCCCCGAACCGCCGGTACCCCTGCACGGCGCTGGCCACGAAGGCCTCGCTCGGCGGCTTGCCCAGCTCGATGAGCCGGGCGATGAGCTTGAGCTCGCAGCGGTAGACCAGGAGGTTCTCGTAGTCCGAGTAGGTCACCTCCACGGTCGAGTAGGCGTGGGGAAGGGTGTGCAGCGTCTCGTGATAGGCCAGGCAGTAGAGGTCGGAGGAGTTGGAGACGGCCGCGGAGCCGATGGGCCTCAAGTAGATTTGACAGATGAGGTAGCCGGTGGCGGGGTCCTCCTTGAAGGGGCTGCAGCTCCCCAGGTTTACCCAGTGGCTGAACCCGGGGTTGTTCTCCAGGGTGGGATCGTCCCCCACGGTTATCCTGACCTGCCGTTTCCCCCCGGCGGCGACCATCTTGAGGGGTGAAAGGTTGAGGATGGCCCCGGCCAGCCCCTCGTATTTCGCGGGATCGGGAAGGTTCTCGGTGGCGTAGAGATTACCCTCCAGGACCACGCCGGTTTCGGTTTCCGTCGAGTGGGAGAGCTCCTTGGCGTAGAGGTGGCCCGCCAGCCAGAGGACGGCGACCAGCAGGGCGACGAAGACCCCCTGCCGTGCCCGGTGCCGGGCGAGGAGCCGGGTCAGCTTCTTCAGCGGATCCCTCTTGCGCTCTTTCTTCTTCATGGTTTGTTATCGCCCCTGACGAACATACTATGCTGGCCAGTCCCGGACAGTGGGCTACCGCTCTAATCGTTTCTCTAGCTGGTCCACTACAAAAAGCTGAAAAGCAAGTGCGGTGGTCATATTCTCTTCAAGAAGGATACCACGAATCCTATTTACACGCCCCTCGTCCATAATGAGCTTGTTGACGTAAGTCTCGAAATCTTCCGCACTCCAGCCGTAGGAATCCAAAACCTTGTCGAAATCCGCCCCTGGGTCGTCCTTAGTCCCAAGTTCGAGAAAAAATGCCACGAAGTTCTCATCGTTAAGCTCCTTGCTGCAACCAGAAACGCAGAGCAGGAAGAGGACGGCCAGGAATACAACCAGTATCCGTTTCATCTCTTGCTCCTTTTTTATTTAGACCTACATCCAAGAGCGGGCTTCGGCGTTCACTCAATAGGGATAAGCTATTCGTACGTCCTCTTAATCCACCCCCAACTTATATAATCGGTTTAGGGTTCGGGGTCCGAGGGCTCCCACTCCACGCGAATTCTGAGGTCGGTCTCCAGTGTCTGCCATTTGGCCAGCCTCTGGATGCCCTCGAAAATTTCCTCTGTGGTAGCCACATCCCACGTCCTAGTGCGCGAGTGATTGTATTCCCAGTCATGCGTGAAATCTGCGCGTAGAACTGACGTTTTAAGCTTAATGACTATAAAAAACTCCGGCGGAACCTCTACGGGCTCATTCAATGTCAGGGTGTGCCAGGCGTTGTACACGGGTTCCTTTAAGTCGTGAAGTGGCGCTGTATAAACCAGCGGACCGGCCAGAATTTCGCCTGGGTTGTCGTCATCGCCCCTTGAGTAAATGTACAGTGTTGGCGAGTAAGAGTACGAAGTAGAGTCCTCGGCGGGGTTGGCGAAGAAATCAAAATCGCATTTTAATATACTGATCATCCCCGCCTGCCCCCCTGTATCTCCTGGCCCATCTTCTCCTTCAGCGTCATGGAACAAGACGGCCACGTATACACTCCTGATGGATATACACCCCTGTGCGGCTTGCTGGGATGCCTCATCATCATCCCAGTAAAGCTCCGTCGCGGATAGGCCGCAGACAAAAACCAGGCTAAAAGCTACGACTCTCCACATTTAGCTGCCTCCATCGGCAAAGGGGTCCATCCAATCCATTATATCCCGTCGGTCGGATATTTCAAAGGCCCGCCGCCACCCTGGCGCAACCCTCCAGGACGGCGAAGGGGCGGACCCGCGCCCACGGGTAAGCCGCGGCGTATCTGGGCGCGTTGCCCCCGTGGAAGAGGAGCGGCAATCGCCCCAACGGCAGACCGAGGCAATCGGCGTACCCCGCGAGCAGCCGCGCCACGGCCGCCTCGACCTGGACCCGGGCGCCCAGGCGCAGGCACCCCTCGGTGGTCGAGCCGAAGGCCGCGTCCGGCGGCGCGTCGGCGGGCTCCAGTCGCGGCAGGGTCCCCAGCTTCCCCAATCCCGCTAGGATGACCCCCTCGCCGGCCAGAATCGCCCCCCCGGCGAACACCGGTTCGCCGTCCCGGACCCGCACCAGGTCCACGGTCACCGCGGTCCCGCAGCCCAGCACGGCGACGGGCGCGCCGAGTTCCCGGACCGCGGCGTGGGCCGCCAGCACCCGGTCGTCGCCGAGCCCCTCCCCGTACAGGGCGGCCAGGGGGCACCGTTCCCGTGCGTTTACCGGCAGGATTCCCCGCCGCCCGAGCCAGCCCCGCAGCGCCTCGCGGGCCGGCGGATGGGTGGAGACGCCCAGGGCGCCGGATATCCCCTCGAACTCGGCGAGCGCCGCCCCGGGGTCGGCGGCGAAATCCGCCGCGTCATACACGCGGACCGGCCCCAGTACGCCATCGGCGACACTGGCGAGCTTGACCCGGGAGTTGCCAAGATCGAAAACAAGGTATACCATGGGGACAGCATAGCAATCGCGGTATTTTCCCACAAGGAGGAAAAATTCAGAAAAAGGTGGCGGTTATCCTGTCCGGCTGCGGGGTCAAGGACGGGGCCGAGATTCACGAGGCCGCCTGCGTCCTTTTGGCGATAAAAAAGGCCGGCGCCGACTACGTCTGCTACGCCCCGAACAAGCCCCAGCACGACGTGGTGGACCACCTCAAGTCCGCCCCCACCGGCGAGAGCCGCAACGTGCTGACCGAGTCCGCGCGCATCGCCCGGGGCGACATCCGCGACCTGGCCTCGTTCAAGGCCGCCGACTGCGACGCCCTGGTCATCCCCGGCGGTTTCGGTAGCGCCAAGAACCTCTCCGACTACGCCTTCAAGGGCGCCGATGCCACTCCGGACCCCCAGTTCGCCGCCGCGGTCAAGGCCATGCACGCCGCGGGCAAGCCGGTGGGCGCCATCTGCATCACCCCCGCCGTGGTGGCCAGCGTCTTCAGGGGCACCGGCGTCTCGCCCACCCTCACCATCGGCACCGACCCCGGCACCGCCGCCGACATCGAGGCCATGGGCTCCAGGCACGTCAAGTGCGCCCCCACGGACTGCGTGGTGGACGAGAAGAACCGCATCGTCACCACCCCGGCCTACATGTCGGCCGCCCATATCGGCGAGGTGTACGAGGGGGTCTGTAAGCTGGTCAAAGAGGTTC
Coding sequences:
- the elbB gene encoding isoprenoid biosynthesis glyoxalase ElbB; protein product: MQKKVAVILSGCGVKDGAEIHEAACVLLAIKKAGADYVCYAPNKPQHDVVDHLKSAPTGESRNVLTESARIARGDIRDLASFKAADCDALVIPGGFGSAKNLSDYAFKGADATPDPQFAAAVKAMHAAGKPVGAICITPAVVASVFRGTGVSPTLTIGTDPGTAADIEAMGSRHVKCAPTDCVVDEKNRIVTTPAYMSAAHIGEVYEGVCKLVKEVLRLA
- a CDS encoding type III pantothenate kinase, producing the protein MVYLVFDLGNSRVKLASVADGVLGPVRVYDAADFAADPGAALAEFEGISGALGVSTHPPAREALRGWLGRRGILPVNARERCPLAALYGEGLGDDRVLAAHAAVRELGAPVAVLGCGTAVTVDLVRVRDGEPVFAGGAILAGEGVILAGLGKLGTLPRLEPADAPPDAAFGSTTEGCLRLGARVQVEAAVARLLAGYADCLGLPLGRLPLLFHGGNAPRYAAAYPWARVRPFAVLEGCARVAAGL